One Heyndrickxia oleronia genomic window, CACCTGCAGCTTCTTTAGTGGAAATGGTTGAGGCACTTGTAAAAGATCAACGCAGGGTTCTGCCTTCCATCGCTTATTTAGAAGGTGAATATGGATATGATGGGATCTATCTTGGAGTTCCAACGGTCCTAGGTGCTAATGGTATTGAAAAAATAATCGAACTAGAATTGACAGCAGAGGAAAAAGCTGCGCTTGATAAATCGGCTGAATCTGTTAAAAATGTAATGAATGTATTAGCTTAAATAAATAGAAAAAGGGATTTTTCGAAAGGATTTGATTCTTTTGAAAAATCCCTTTTTCTATCGAAGTACTTATTAAATATTATGATATAATAAATGTAATCGTTTTCAAAAACAAAGGGGAGATGTTGTAATGCTTTTAGGAAAAAGGAGAAAGATTGGGAGAAAAATTGAAGAAATATCTATTGGAGAAAAATTAACCTTAACTGAAACAGTTGAGGATAAGGACCTCCTTCTATATTTAGGACTGACAAATGATGCAAATCCATTATACATACAACATGATTATGCTGCCCAAACTCCATTCGAAAAGCCAATTGTACCAACAATCATGCTAACAGGTATGATTACATCGGCTATATCCAAGTATTTACCAGGTCCGGGGTCACATGTGGTTACTCAGAAATTAGAATTTTTAAAACCTATCTATCATTATAGCTCGATTCATTTCCTATTCGAAGTAGTAGATGTACATCCAGATAAACATTTGATAGATATTCAAATTCAAGCAACCAATGATGCAAACGAAACAGTTATTCAAGGTTTTTTAACTGTATGTCCACCACATAGAATAGAAACATTAAATGAAAAAGTATTAGATAATTTTTGAAACGATCCAATAATCGGATCGTTTTTATTTTTTTCGGAACCTTTTACAAATAAATACGTACATAAAGATAGATAAATAGGGGGAGAAAGGGTGGTTTGATTGAGTTTAAAAAGAATTTATACAATTACAGGATTCATTATAGCAATCATTATCCTTGGGATTGTGCTTGTTTCTTCTTGGTATACTGTGGATGAATCAGAGCAAGCAGTGATACTAACATTTGGTAAAGCAGAGGAAGCTATCCAGGAACCAGGACTCCATTTTAAGTTACCTTGGCCAGTCCAATCGGTTGAAAAGCTTTCACGAGAGACTTTTAGTTTGCAATTTGGTTATGATCAAAAGAAAAATAAGGTGAAAGATTACCCTGATGAAACAAAAATGATTACTGGGGATGAAAACATCCTCATGGCTGATTTAGTTGTACAATGGAAAATAACTAATCCGGAGAAATATCTATTTAATTCTGAGCAGCCGAATCAAATTTTATATAACGCTACATCATCTTCTTTGAGAAGTATTATAGGAAGCTCGAAAATTGATGATGCACTTACATCTGGGAAAGCTGAAATAGAGGCAGGTGTCCGTGAATTATTGACTTCATTAATTGAAAAATATGACATTGGTATTTCAATAATGGCGGTAAAATTACAGGATGTTGAGCTCCCGAATACAGATGTCCGAAAAGCCTTTACAGATGTCACGGATGCGAGAGAAACAATGAATACGAAAATTAATGAAGCAAAGAAATACGAAAATAAGCGAATGAATGAAGCAGAAGGAGAGAAGGAAGCACTAATATCTAGAGCCGAAGGGGAAAAAGCATCCAGAATTCAAATAGCTCGTGGGGATGTTGCAGTATTCAATAAACTTTATAATGAATACAAAAAAAATCCTGAAATTACTAAAGAGCGCCTAGTCATTGAAACGCTTGAGCAGGTTCTTCCTGGGGCAGAAATCTACATTATGAATGATGACGGGAATACGATGAAATACCTGCCGATCCGTCCGTTAGAAAAAGAAACACCAATAACAGAAAAGAAAGAAGAGGGAGGCGACCAAAATAATGAAGGATGATAACGTCATTAATATGAAAGAGACAAAGCTTGGGGAAATGAACTGGAGAAAGTATACAAAGATTGGGATGTTTTTTATTATTTTAATCATTATTTTCGGGCTAATCCTATCAAATATCTTTATTGTTAAAGAGGGAGAATATAAGGTCATCCGGCAATTTGGTGAAGTGGTAAAAATCAAAAGTGAACCAGGATTGGGCTTTAAGCTGCCATTTATTCAAAGTGTGACAACACTTCCAAAATATCAAATGACCTATGATGTCTCGAAAGCAGAAATTAATACAAAAGATAAGAAACGAATGATTATAGATAATTATGCTATTTGGAAAATAGTAGACCCTAAAAAAATGATTACCAATGCTAGAAATGTTGATAATGCTGAA contains:
- the hflK gene encoding FtsH protease activity modulator HflK, with the protein product MSLKRIYTITGFIIAIIILGIVLVSSWYTVDESEQAVILTFGKAEEAIQEPGLHFKLPWPVQSVEKLSRETFSLQFGYDQKKNKVKDYPDETKMITGDENILMADLVVQWKITNPEKYLFNSEQPNQILYNATSSSLRSIIGSSKIDDALTSGKAEIEAGVRELLTSLIEKYDIGISIMAVKLQDVELPNTDVRKAFTDVTDARETMNTKINEAKKYENKRMNEAEGEKEALISRAEGEKASRIQIARGDVAVFNKLYNEYKKNPEITKERLVIETLEQVLPGAEIYIMNDDGNTMKYLPIRPLEKETPITEKKEEGGDQNNEG
- a CDS encoding MaoC/PaaZ C-terminal domain-containing protein codes for the protein MLLGKRRKIGRKIEEISIGEKLTLTETVEDKDLLLYLGLTNDANPLYIQHDYAAQTPFEKPIVPTIMLTGMITSAISKYLPGPGSHVVTQKLEFLKPIYHYSSIHFLFEVVDVHPDKHLIDIQIQATNDANETVIQGFLTVCPPHRIETLNEKVLDNF